A region from the Candidatus Electrothrix scaldis genome encodes:
- a CDS encoding amino acid adenylation domain-containing protein: protein MADLSADEKSAAMRERIRKHAVRPFDLETGPLLRLELLILGEQEHVLLFNMHHIISDGWSIGILLREWTEIHTALAEEREPELRPLPVQYSDYVAWQRQSLNEDVVERRLARWTEELTGAPQLLELPTDHPRPPVQSYRGAHLESRIDADLTAWLHELGMKKNSTLFMTLLAVFGVLLHKYSGQDDILIGSPTANRTQSQIEDLIGFFVNTLVLRARFEKGMSFSALLAQVRRTALEAFAYQDLPFERLVERLAPERSLSCSPLFQVMFALQNNEEGELVLPGLETELLEQDFPTAKFDLTLNAAERDGGLILHWEYAVDLFEEATIRRMSEHFAVLLKGIVEQPEVDISSLPLLTAAETEQLIAWNDTTTEYPADRTLADLFEEQAAKTPENIAVVFPSAGSGRAEDQQLTYRELNEKANQLAHALLELGVQADTLVGICAERSLEMITGLLGILKAGGAYVPLDPDYPEERLRFILEDCGAQILLTQTRLHDRLPGFDGKMIDLDDPQLYAGRPADNPERCCGPERLAYVIYTSGSTGRPKGCMNTHSGIVNRLLWMQAQYQLTAEDKILQKTPFSFDVSVWEFFCPLLTGACLVTAKPGGQKDPEYLVRIIDDCSVTTLHFVPSMLHIFLESSVMPGNGSLRRIICSGEALSSDLQKKCFNRLPGTALHNLYGPTEAAVDVTYWECTDDCSCTMVPIGRPIANTQIYILDAGLHPLPPGIPGELCIAGAGLARGYLNRPDLTAEKFVEVELFGKTERIYRTGDLARWRADGNLEYLGRIDHQVKLRGFRIELGEIEAALTKHESVSEAVVVLREREGNKSLAAYLTVSGGTETDAGALYAELRTFLKASLPEYMVPASFTVLEKLPLTPNGKIDRKNLPEPDASEISEGAPLRTESEKLLAGLYSALLGTEVHSASAHFFELGGHSLLAARLVSRIRDSFGVEMPLRILFEHPAIAELAAWLDRQRRGDVLPPVEPQPENAPPVMSFAQERLRFLDRLEGQSATYNMPAALRLRGKLHIEALRQTFILLTERHQSLRMRFPDTVPARWRFCRRTTRCP, encoded by the coding sequence ATGGCTGATCTTTCAGCAGATGAGAAGTCCGCCGCCATGCGGGAGCGGATCAGGAAACACGCGGTACGTCCTTTCGACCTTGAAACCGGCCCGCTGCTGCGCCTCGAACTGCTGATCCTCGGTGAACAGGAGCATGTCCTGCTGTTCAACATGCACCACATCATCTCGGACGGCTGGTCCATCGGCATTCTGCTGCGGGAGTGGACGGAAATCCACACGGCCCTTGCCGAGGAACGGGAGCCGGAACTCCGGCCCCTGCCGGTTCAGTACAGCGATTACGTGGCCTGGCAGCGGCAGTCGCTGAACGAGGATGTCGTGGAGCGGCGGCTGGCCCGATGGACGGAAGAGCTGACCGGCGCGCCGCAGCTGCTTGAACTGCCGACCGATCATCCGCGCCCGCCTGTGCAGAGCTATCGGGGCGCGCATCTGGAGAGCCGGATCGATGCAGACCTGACCGCCTGGCTGCACGAACTGGGAATGAAAAAAAACAGCACTCTGTTCATGACCCTGCTGGCCGTCTTCGGCGTTCTGCTGCACAAATACAGCGGTCAGGACGACATCCTCATCGGCAGCCCGACCGCCAACCGCACCCAGAGCCAGATCGAAGACCTGATCGGCTTTTTTGTCAACACATTGGTGCTGCGCGCCCGTTTTGAGAAGGGCATGTCCTTTTCCGCTTTGCTCGCCCAAGTGCGCCGCACTGCTCTGGAGGCCTTCGCGTATCAGGACCTGCCCTTCGAGCGGCTGGTCGAGCGTCTCGCGCCGGAGCGCAGCCTCAGCTGCAGTCCGCTCTTTCAGGTCATGTTCGCGCTCCAGAATAACGAGGAAGGGGAACTCGTCCTGCCAGGACTGGAGACCGAGCTGCTTGAGCAGGACTTTCCGACAGCCAAGTTCGATCTGACCCTGAACGCGGCGGAACGGGACGGTGGACTGATCCTGCACTGGGAATACGCAGTTGATCTCTTTGAAGAAGCAACGATTCGGCGCATGAGCGAACATTTCGCCGTGCTCCTGAAGGGTATTGTTGAACAGCCTGAAGTGGACATCAGCAGCCTGCCCCTGCTCACGGCGGCGGAGACGGAGCAGCTCATAGCTTGGAATGACACAACTACAGAATATCCTGCGGACAGGACGCTGGCCGATCTTTTCGAGGAGCAGGCGGCGAAGACCCCGGAAAATATTGCTGTTGTTTTCCCTTCGGCAGGCTCAGGGCGGGCTGAAGATCAGCAGCTCACCTACCGCGAACTCAATGAGAAAGCGAATCAGCTCGCTCATGCCCTGCTTGAACTGGGCGTTCAGGCCGACACCCTTGTCGGTATCTGCGCCGAACGTTCGCTTGAGATGATCACCGGCCTGCTCGGCATCCTCAAGGCCGGAGGGGCCTACGTGCCCCTGGACCCGGACTACCCGGAGGAGCGGCTCCGCTTCATACTTGAGGACTGCGGCGCGCAGATTCTCCTGACGCAAACCCGTCTGCATGACCGCCTGCCGGGATTCGACGGGAAGATGATTGATTTGGACGACCCGCAGCTTTATGCGGGCCGTCCGGCGGACAATCCCGAAAGATGCTGCGGGCCGGAGCGTCTGGCTTATGTCATTTATACTTCCGGTTCAACCGGCAGGCCAAAGGGGTGTATGAATACGCACTCCGGCATCGTCAACCGTCTGCTTTGGATGCAGGCGCAGTATCAGCTCACTGCGGAAGACAAAATTCTCCAGAAGACACCGTTCAGTTTCGATGTCTCCGTTTGGGAGTTTTTCTGTCCTCTGCTCACAGGCGCCTGTTTGGTGACGGCGAAACCAGGCGGACAGAAAGATCCAGAGTATCTCGTCAGAATCATTGATGACTGTTCTGTCACGACATTGCATTTCGTTCCCTCCATGCTGCATATTTTCCTAGAATCTTCAGTCATGCCCGGAAACGGTTCACTGAGACGGATAATATGCAGCGGCGAGGCTCTTTCCAGCGATCTGCAGAAAAAATGTTTCAACCGGCTTCCGGGAACAGCATTGCATAATCTGTACGGTCCCACGGAGGCGGCGGTGGATGTGACGTACTGGGAGTGTACGGACGACTGTTCCTGTACTATGGTCCCCATCGGTCGGCCCATCGCGAACACGCAGATCTACATTCTGGACGCGGGCCTCCATCCTCTTCCCCCCGGCATTCCCGGCGAGCTGTGCATCGCGGGAGCGGGTCTTGCGCGGGGCTATCTGAACCGTCCCGATCTGACGGCGGAGAAGTTCGTGGAGGTCGAACTGTTCGGGAAAACCGAGCGCATCTACCGGACCGGCGACTTGGCGAGATGGCGGGCCGACGGCAATCTGGAATACTTGGGCCGCATAGATCATCAGGTGAAATTGCGCGGCTTCCGCATCGAACTCGGCGAAATTGAGGCCGCGCTGACGAAACACGAATCGGTCTCGGAAGCGGTTGTCGTGCTGCGCGAACGGGAGGGCAATAAATCTTTGGCGGCATATCTGACCGTGTCCGGCGGGACGGAGACGGATGCCGGCGCGCTGTATGCGGAACTGCGCACATTTCTCAAGGCAAGCCTGCCCGAGTACATGGTTCCGGCTAGCTTCACGGTACTGGAAAAACTGCCGCTCACGCCCAACGGCAAGATCGACCGGAAAAATCTGCCGGAGCCGGATGCTTCGGAGATTTCCGAAGGCGCGCCGCTGCGGACGGAGAGCGAAAAACTGCTGGCCGGGCTGTATTCGGCCCTGCTGGGGACCGAGGTACACAGTGCTTCGGCGCATTTTTTTGAACTCGGCGGCCATTCCCTGCTCGCGGCCCGGCTGGTCTCGCGCATCCGGGACAGCTTCGGCGTGGAGATGCCGCTGCGCATCCTCTTTGAACATCCGGCGATTGCGGAACTTGCCGCTTGGCTGGACCGGCAGCGGCGCGGCGATGTCCTGCCGCCGGTTGAACCGCAGCCCGAGAATGCGCCGCCGGTCATGTCTTTCGCCCAGGAGCGGCTGCGCTTCCTGGATCGGCTGGAGGGTCAGTCCGCGACCTATAATATGCCCGCAGCCCTGCGCCTGCGCGGCAAGCTGCATATCGAGGCATTGCGCCAGACCTTCATCCTGCTCACGGAACGGCATCAGAGCCTGCGGATGCGCTTCCCTGACACGGTACCGGCACGGTGGAGATTCTGCCGCCGTACGACCCGCTGTCCGTGA